The genomic region AGGAAGCTTTATCCCGAGGCTGTCATCGCCATGCCGGGCACGCAGGAGGAGAGCGTCAAGGGGTTCCTGCTGCAGTCGGCGCTTTACAATCTCGAAATGCGGAAAGCGGCCGACATCGACCTCGACGCGGTCACGCTGCTGATCCTGGTAGACATCCGCAACTCGGCGCGGATTGGACTGTTCCGTAGCCTGATCGGGAAGCCGGGGGTCGAGATCCACCTCTACGACCACCACCCGGATTCCGATGCCGACATCAAGGGCAGCCTCGAGGTCGTGCGAGCCGTCGGGTCCACTGCGACGATCATGGTCGGGCTTCTCGCAGAAAAAGGGCTTGAATATTCAGCAGATGAAGCCACAGTTATGATGTTGGGCATTTACGAGGACACGGGGTCGCTCTCATTCCCTTCGACCACGCCCGAAGACTGCAGGGCTGCCGCGATCCTCCTGGAGCACGGGGCGAGCCTGGCGACCGTTTCGGATGTCCTTTCCCGCGAGATCACATCCGATCAGGTCTCGCTTCTGTACGACCTGATGCAGGGTTCGCGTCCCTACATGATCAACGGTGTCGAGGTGATCGTGACCGAGGCCCGACGCGAGGAATACGCCGGAGAGATCGCGCCGGTCGTCCATCGCCTGCGCGATATGGAAGGAGCCGGCGTCCTGTTCGCGGTCTGCCAGATGGGCGACCGGGTGGTGGTGGTCGCCCGAAGCCGGCGCCCCGAGGTCGATGTGGGCGAGGTGATGCGGGCGCTCGGCGGGGGAGGGCACCCCTATGCGGCGTCGGCCGCTCTGAAGCACGTTACCGCGACCGAGATTCGCGAGCGAATCCTCGAGATCCTGTCCACCCGCGTCATCCATCGAAAGACGGCCGCAGATCTCATGGTCGCCCCCGTCCGGAGCGCATCGGCCGGCGATACGGTCGCCGCCGCCCATGAGATGATGACGCGCTACGGCCTGAACGCCGTTCCGGTGATGCAGGGCGTCGTCGTGGCAGGCATCATTACGCGCCAGGTCGCGGAAAAGGCGATATATCATGGCCTTGGCATGGAAGACGTTACCGAATACATGACGACTGATTTCGAGTCGACCGGGGTCGGAGACAGCATCGAGCGGGTCCAGGAGATCCTGATCGGCAAGAACCAGCGCCTGATTCCTGTGCTCGACGGGGATCGCCGCCTGGCCGGCATCATTACCCGCACGGGCCTGCTTCGCCACCTTCACGAGGCCAGTCGCGCGACGGTCGGGGATGTCGAGGAGGCATCCCCGAGCGGCGGAATCTATTCCCGTCCCAAACGGGTGGGCAATCTGATGCGGGACCGCCTTCCCGAAAGCGTGATGGCGCTCCTGCACTCAGCGGGGCAGGTCGCCGAGCGGCTCGGGATGAAGCTCTACCTGGTCGGCGGTTTCGTGCGCGATCTGCTGATGCGGCTCGACAACCTCGACATCGATCTCGTGGTCGAAGGGGACGGAATCGCTTTCGCCGAGGCGCTCGCGCAGGTCCACGCACCGTGCCGGGTGCGCCCCCACCACAAGTTCGGAACCGCGGTCGTGGTGTTCCCCGACGGGTTCAAGCTCGATGTGGCGACGGCCCGGGTCGAATATTATGTCGAGCCGGGGGCGCTTCCCACCGTCTCCTTCAGCAGCATGAAACAGGATCTCTATCGGCGTGATTTCACGATCAATACGCTGGCGGTCCGGCTCGACGGCGAGCTGTTCGGGGAGCTGGTCGATTACTTCGGCGCCCAGCGCGACATCAAGGACCGCGCGATCCGGGTCCTGCATTCCCTCTCGTTCGTCGAAGATCCGACCCGGATCCTGCGCGCCTGTCGCTTCGAACAGCGCTTCGGATTCGCCATCGCTCGTCACACGCGTAACCTGATCCGGAACGCCGTCCGGCTCGATCTCGTCAGTCGTCTTCCAAAGACTAGATTAAACAACGAGTTAGAGCTAATATTTAAAGAAAAAGATCCTGTATCTATCCTCCGGCGGATGAGCGAATTCGGACTCGCGCCCTCGATCCATCCCGACATCACGCTAGGAAACGACCAGATGGCCCTGATGTCCGAGGTGTCCGAGGTGCTGGTCTGGTTCTCCCTGCTCTTCCTCGACGAAAAGGTCGATCCGTGGATGGTCTATTACCTGGCGCTGCTCGACCCGGTGCCGCCCGACGAGGCGATCGCTTTTGCCGAACGCCTCGGATTGGGGCGCCGCCTCCGCGCCCACGTCGTCACGGCCAAGCAGACCGGCGAATCCCTGCTCCGGTGCCTGTTCGGGTTGCCGGTCGTTTCCCGGAAGGCCATCCACGATATCTTCCGCGACCTGCCGAACGAAGTGATCCTTTACTTGATGGCAAAGGCGAAACATCCTGATATCAAAAGATATATCTCGTTGTATCTTACCCAGCTCAAGCCGATACGCGTCTTCACGACCGGGGAGGACCTCAAGGCGATGGGGTATCCGCCCGGCCCGAGGTTCAAGAAGATCCTCGAGGCCGTGCATGAGAAACGGCTGGCCGGGGAGATCCGCACGCCAAAGGGGGAGACCGCCTGGATCCGGAGATCCTTCCCCCTGTTTACCGAAGAGGACTGAACCCGGCCACACATCGGGCGCCTGCTTCTGATATACTTCCCGTTTGCCGTGACGATATGGGGGAACATTTTTGCCTGACATCCAGGTCATCATACAGAATATATCGATCTACGCGCTTCCGGTCATCCTGGCCATCACGTTCCACGAGGTGGCCCACGGGTGGGTCGCTTCCAAGAAGGGCGATCCCACTGCGATGATGCTCGGACGGGTCACGCTCAACCCGCTGGCGCACATCGATCCGATCGGCACCGTTCTCGTCCCGCTGGTGCTGCTCGTCATGAATTCGGGGTTCATGTTCGGCTGGGCTAAGCCGGTCCCGGTCAACTTCCGGCTGCTCCACGATCAGAAGCGAGACCCGATATACGTGGCCTCGGCAGGGGTGATCACCAACCTGATGCTCGCGTCTCTTTCCGGCCTCCTCTTCCGGATCATCGCCGCGATCGACCCCGGGGTGATCTATAACGTTTCGATGAGCGGCGATGCCGATACGCTCGCCCGGAAGGTGCTGGTTCCCGTGGCGATGATGCTGGTCGTCTCGGTCCGGATCAACGTGATCCTGGCCATCTTCAACCTCGTACCGATCCCGCCGCTCGACGGGGGGCGGATCGCCGTCGGCCTGTTGCCCCCGCGCGCGTCCATGGCGCTGGCCTCGGTCGAAAGATACGGGATGCCGCTGCTCATCCTGCTGATGATGTCTGGTATAATCTGGCGCTTTATCGACATGCCCATCCGGCTGCTGACCGCGGTCATCCTGGGCGCCCATTAAGCATATGAACGATCCAAGGGGGGACAAGACCGTGCGCAAGCGTGTGTTGAGCGGCATGAGGCCCAGCGGGCAGCTTCACCTGGGGCATTATCTCGGGGTGCTCGTCAACTGGGCGAAGATGCAGGAAGAGCACGACTGCTTCTTCTTTGTGGCCGACTGGCACGCCCTCACCACCGAGTACGAGCGCACCCAGGTCATCCGCGACAGCATCGACGAGATGGTCCTCGACTGGATGGCCTCCGGCATCGATCCGAATAAGGCCAACCTCTTCATCCAGAGCCACGTCCCTGCCCACGCCGAGTTGCATCTGCTCCTGTCGATGATCACGCCGCTCGCATGGCTCGAGCGGTGCACGACCTACAAGGAACAGCTTCGCGAGCTGTCGCAGCGCGACCTGCAAACCTACGGATTCCTCGGCTACCCCGTGCTGATGACGGCCGACATCCTGATGTACGACGCCTCGCTCGTCCCGGTGGGCATCGACCAGCTACCGCACCTCGAGCTGACGCGCGAGATCGGGCGTCGCTTCAACTTCCTGTACCAGAAGGAAACGTTCGTCATTCCAGATCAGTACCTCACGAAGACTTCCAAGGTGATGGGACTCGACAACCGCAAGATGAGCAAGTCCTACGGCAACGCGATCCTGCTGTCAGACACCGCGCAGGAAGTGTGGGACAAGGTCCGGCCGATGGTGACCGATCCGGCGCGCGTCCGTCGCACCGATCCGGGCAATCCCGACATCTGCAACGTGCACGACTACCACAAGATCTTTTCCGACGAGAAGACGGTCGCGTGGTCGGCTGCGGGCTGCCGCTCCGCAGGCATCGGGTGCATCGACTGCAAGAAGGCGATGTACGAGAACATGGAGCGGGTGCTCGTTCCGATCCGCAAGCGGCGGCAGGCGATCGTCGAGAGC from Candidatus Deferrimicrobiaceae bacterium harbors:
- a CDS encoding CBS domain-containing protein: MQVITTHTNADFDTVASMVAARKLYPEAVIAMPGTQEESVKGFLLQSALYNLEMRKAADIDLDAVTLLILVDIRNSARIGLFRSLIGKPGVEIHLYDHHPDSDADIKGSLEVVRAVGSTATIMVGLLAEKGLEYSADEATVMMLGIYEDTGSLSFPSTTPEDCRAAAILLEHGASLATVSDVLSREITSDQVSLLYDLMQGSRPYMINGVEVIVTEARREEYAGEIAPVVHRLRDMEGAGVLFAVCQMGDRVVVVARSRRPEVDVGEVMRALGGGGHPYAASAALKHVTATEIRERILEILSTRVIHRKTAADLMVAPVRSASAGDTVAAAHEMMTRYGLNAVPVMQGVVVAGIITRQVAEKAIYHGLGMEDVTEYMTTDFESTGVGDSIERVQEILIGKNQRLIPVLDGDRRLAGIITRTGLLRHLHEASRATVGDVEEASPSGGIYSRPKRVGNLMRDRLPESVMALLHSAGQVAERLGMKLYLVGGFVRDLLMRLDNLDIDLVVEGDGIAFAEALAQVHAPCRVRPHHKFGTAVVVFPDGFKLDVATARVEYYVEPGALPTVSFSSMKQDLYRRDFTINTLAVRLDGELFGELVDYFGAQRDIKDRAIRVLHSLSFVEDPTRILRACRFEQRFGFAIARHTRNLIRNAVRLDLVSRLPKTRLNNELELIFKEKDPVSILRRMSEFGLAPSIHPDITLGNDQMALMSEVSEVLVWFSLLFLDEKVDPWMVYYLALLDPVPPDEAIAFAERLGLGRRLRAHVVTAKQTGESLLRCLFGLPVVSRKAIHDIFRDLPNEVILYLMAKAKHPDIKRYISLYLTQLKPIRVFTTGEDLKAMGYPPGPRFKKILEAVHEKRLAGEIRTPKGETAWIRRSFPLFTEED
- a CDS encoding site-2 protease family protein; its protein translation is MPDIQVIIQNISIYALPVILAITFHEVAHGWVASKKGDPTAMMLGRVTLNPLAHIDPIGTVLVPLVLLVMNSGFMFGWAKPVPVNFRLLHDQKRDPIYVASAGVITNLMLASLSGLLFRIIAAIDPGVIYNVSMSGDADTLARKVLVPVAMMLVVSVRINVILAIFNLVPIPPLDGGRIAVGLLPPRASMALASVERYGMPLLILLMMSGIIWRFIDMPIRLLTAVILGAH
- the trpS gene encoding tryptophan--tRNA ligase, which translates into the protein MRKRVLSGMRPSGQLHLGHYLGVLVNWAKMQEEHDCFFFVADWHALTTEYERTQVIRDSIDEMVLDWMASGIDPNKANLFIQSHVPAHAELHLLLSMITPLAWLERCTTYKEQLRELSQRDLQTYGFLGYPVLMTADILMYDASLVPVGIDQLPHLELTREIGRRFNFLYQKETFVIPDQYLTKTSKVMGLDNRKMSKSYGNAILLSDTAQEVWDKVRPMVTDPARVRRTDPGNPDICNVHDYHKIFSDEKTVAWSAAGCRSAGIGCIDCKKAMYENMERVLVPIRKRRQAIVESGISVKDILAEGSARANAVATRKIQEVREAVGI